Proteins encoded in a region of the Scrofimicrobium sp. R131 genome:
- the rpsL gene encoding 30S ribosomal protein S12 yields MPTIQQLVRKGRKRKRTKSDSPALQGSPQRRGVCTRVYTTTPKKPNSALRKVARVRLSNGIEVTAYIPGEGHNLQEHSMVLVRGGRVKDLPGVRYRIVRGALDTQGVRDRKQARSHYGAKKEKN; encoded by the coding sequence GTGCCAACTATTCAGCAGCTGGTCCGCAAGGGCCGCAAGCGCAAGCGCACTAAGTCAGACAGTCCGGCCCTGCAGGGTTCGCCCCAGCGCCGCGGCGTTTGCACGCGTGTGTACACCACCACCCCGAAGAAGCCGAACTCGGCGCTGCGTAAGGTTGCCCGTGTGCGCCTGTCCAACGGCATCGAAGTGACCGCCTACATTCCCGGTGAAGGGCACAACCTGCAGGAGCACTCGATGGTGCTGGTGCGGGGCGGGCGGGTCAAGGACCTCCCCGGTGTTCGCTACCGGATCGTGCGTGGCGCGCTGGACACCCAGGGTGTGCGCGACCGCAAGCAGGCACGTTCACACTACGGCGCTAAGAAGGAGAAGAACTAA
- a CDS encoding response regulator transcription factor, translating into MNQRILLVEDEESISAPLVFLLEREGYRVETVADGNEAVARFSDGEFDLVLLDLMLPGQPGTEVCRAIRAQSSVPIIMLTAKDSEIDVVVGLELGADDYITKPYGARELIARIRAVMRRRGEAEDPVSADEVLDEAGIILDTERHSLTVRGEDVAIPLREFELLEFLMRNSGRVLTRGQLIDRVWGSDYFGDTKTLDVHIKRLRSRIEADPAHPELITTVRGVGYRFR; encoded by the coding sequence ATGAACCAGCGAATCCTGCTAGTTGAAGACGAAGAGTCGATTTCCGCCCCCCTGGTGTTCCTGCTGGAACGCGAAGGGTACCGGGTGGAAACGGTGGCAGACGGGAACGAGGCGGTGGCCCGTTTTTCCGACGGCGAGTTCGACCTGGTGTTGCTGGACCTGATGCTGCCCGGCCAGCCCGGCACCGAGGTTTGCCGCGCGATCCGCGCCCAGTCCAGCGTCCCGATCATCATGCTGACCGCGAAGGACTCCGAAATTGACGTGGTGGTTGGGCTGGAGCTGGGGGCCGACGACTACATTACGAAGCCGTACGGCGCGCGCGAGCTGATTGCCCGGATCCGAGCGGTGATGCGCCGACGCGGGGAGGCGGAAGACCCGGTCTCCGCGGACGAAGTGCTAGACGAGGCGGGAATCATCCTGGACACGGAGCGCCACTCACTCACCGTTCGCGGCGAGGACGTCGCCATTCCCCTGCGCGAGTTTGAACTGTTGGAGTTCCTGATGCGAAACTCCGGTCGGGTCCTCACCCGCGGCCAACTGATCGACCGGGTGTGGGGCTCGGACTATTTTGGCGATACCAAGACCCTGGACGTTCACATCAAACGCCTTCGCTCCCGGATCGAGGCGGACCCGGCTCACCCGGAGCTGATCACCACCGTTCGCGGGGTCGGCTACCGGTTCCGCTAG
- the rpsG gene encoding 30S ribosomal protein S7: MPRKGPAPKRPLADDPLYGSKVVSQLVNRILLDGKKSTAERIVYGAMEIVAEKTEQDPLTVLKRALENIRPSLEVRSRRVGGATYQVPVEVRPSRATTLALRWLVDFSRKRREKSMTERLANEIMDAANGLGAAVKRREDMHKMAESNRAFAHYRW, encoded by the coding sequence ATGCCTCGCAAAGGTCCCGCCCCTAAGCGTCCCCTGGCCGATGATCCGCTGTACGGCTCCAAGGTCGTCTCTCAGCTGGTGAACCGCATCCTGCTGGACGGCAAGAAGTCCACCGCCGAACGGATTGTTTACGGTGCGATGGAAATCGTCGCTGAGAAGACGGAACAGGATCCCCTGACCGTGCTCAAGCGCGCCCTGGAAAACATTCGTCCCTCCCTGGAAGTGCGTTCCCGCCGCGTCGGTGGCGCCACCTACCAGGTCCCGGTTGAGGTTCGCCCCTCCCGCGCCACCACCCTGGCGCTGCGTTGGCTGGTGGACTTCTCCCGCAAGCGTCGCGAGAAGTCGATGACTGAGCGTCTCGCCAACGAAATCATGGACGCCGCCAACGGCCTGGGTGCCGCGGTCAAGCGTCGTGAAGACATGCACAAGATGGCTGAGTCGAACCGCGCGTTCGCTCACTACCGCTGGTAG
- a CDS encoding SpaH/EbpB family LPXTG-anchored major pilin, whose amino-acid sequence MNGKSGRRRTALVGMIGAIALGVGGLGASAAAATVLSPANIDPDQTGSLTINKFVTPDTPWELEANGKPIENLPAGAMPLEGVTFEIVPVEAVGDVALDLTTTEGWDAAADLVAGDVYRDYAYGSAGDAFGFGSPVSVTTGADGQAVASDLPLGLYLVHETSAGNNPITHDTAPFLVSIPYPSVDDSSWIYDVWVYPKNDISDEEIGKVVSVPSEGVQPATVDWTITVPLVGGETFEGIKYLKVTDKLDPRLTFVPGSETATLKRPNGESFDVTDLSDPGFTYAFTGQDMLFELSGEVTAILGPPMSDTLELTFTTAVDGAGIIENDATSWVNDWTSTIVPGEGPSTNWAPLTIYKHANEDTDASLQGAVFEIRTDDEGAPGELVGTYTTDESGKFSVNLWVGNDDDITETYWVVETKAPAGYVLPAIAETKVDLVADQEATVTTLSISNTAHEGPELPLTGASGQLLMTLGGLALILVGGGAFLVAHRRKQSER is encoded by the coding sequence ATGAATGGAAAGAGTGGTCGTCGGAGGACGGCCTTAGTGGGAATGATTGGGGCGATTGCCCTAGGAGTTGGTGGGCTGGGTGCCAGCGCTGCTGCTGCCACGGTCTTGTCGCCGGCCAATATTGATCCGGATCAGACTGGTTCGCTCACGATCAATAAGTTCGTCACTCCGGACACTCCGTGGGAGTTGGAGGCGAACGGGAAGCCGATTGAGAATCTCCCGGCAGGGGCGATGCCGCTTGAAGGTGTGACCTTTGAGATTGTCCCGGTTGAGGCTGTGGGGGATGTGGCGCTGGATCTGACCACAACTGAAGGTTGGGATGCAGCAGCCGACCTGGTGGCTGGCGACGTCTACCGGGATTATGCGTATGGTTCAGCGGGGGATGCGTTTGGATTTGGATCTCCTGTTTCGGTGACCACAGGTGCGGATGGTCAGGCGGTTGCGTCTGATCTGCCTTTGGGCTTGTACCTGGTTCATGAGACTAGCGCTGGGAATAACCCCATTACTCATGACACGGCGCCGTTCCTGGTGTCGATTCCGTACCCCAGTGTCGATGACAGCTCCTGGATCTATGATGTTTGGGTTTATCCCAAGAATGACATCAGTGATGAGGAGATTGGCAAAGTGGTGTCTGTTCCCAGTGAGGGTGTTCAGCCCGCCACGGTTGACTGGACTATCACGGTGCCGCTAGTTGGGGGTGAAACCTTTGAGGGGATCAAGTACCTGAAGGTGACTGATAAGTTGGATCCGCGGCTCACGTTTGTGCCGGGTTCCGAGACTGCCACGCTGAAGCGCCCTAATGGGGAGTCGTTTGATGTGACTGACCTGTCAGACCCCGGCTTCACCTACGCGTTCACCGGTCAGGACATGCTGTTCGAGTTGTCGGGGGAGGTTACCGCAATTCTGGGCCCGCCGATGTCTGACACTTTGGAGTTGACCTTTACCACCGCGGTTGATGGGGCCGGCATTATTGAGAACGATGCTACCTCTTGGGTGAATGACTGGACCAGCACGATTGTTCCGGGTGAGGGGCCGAGCACTAACTGGGCGCCTTTGACAATCTACAAGCATGCCAACGAGGATACGGATGCATCCTTGCAGGGCGCGGTGTTCGAGATCCGAACCGACGACGAGGGTGCTCCCGGGGAACTTGTTGGTACCTACACTACTGATGAGTCTGGCAAGTTCAGCGTGAACCTGTGGGTTGGCAACGATGATGACATCACTGAGACCTACTGGGTGGTTGAGACAAAGGCTCCGGCCGGCTACGTTCTGCCGGCGATTGCCGAGACCAAGGTTGATCTGGTCGCGGACCAGGAAGCAACCGTGACCACGCTGTCGATCTCCAACACTGCTCACGAGGGGCCGGAGTTGCCGCTTACCGGTGCTAGTGGTCAACTGCTGATGACCCTGGGCGGGCTCGCTCTGATTCTGGTCGGCGGGGGCGCCTTCTTGGTAGCCCACCGGCGCAAGCAGTCTGAGCGCTAA
- the tuf gene encoding elongation factor Tu, whose protein sequence is MAKAKFERTKPHVNIGTIGHVDHGKTTLTAAITKVLHDKYPDLNEFKPFDQVDNAPEERDRGITINVSHVEYQTEKRHYAHVDAPGHADYVKNMITGAAQMDGAILVVAATDGPMAQTREHVLLARQVGVPTILVALNKSDMVDDEEMLELVEEECRDLLNSQGFDGDNAPVVQVSALKALEGDAEWAEKVAALMDAVDEYIPTPERDMDKPFLMPIEDVFTITGRGTVVTGRVERGKLPINSEVEILGIRPAQKTTVTGIEMFHKQMDEAWAGENCGLLLRGIKRTDVERGQVVAVPGSIEPHTKFKAQVYILKKDEGGREKPFFSNYRPQFYFRTTDVTGIIQLPEGTDMVMPGDTTEIEVELIQPIAMETGLGFAIREGGRTVGSGRVTEILK, encoded by the coding sequence GTGGCGAAGGCCAAGTTTGAGCGCACCAAGCCTCACGTAAACATCGGTACCATCGGTCACGTTGACCACGGCAAGACCACCCTGACCGCAGCCATCACCAAGGTGCTGCACGACAAGTACCCGGATCTGAACGAGTTTAAGCCGTTCGATCAGGTTGACAACGCTCCCGAAGAGCGCGACCGCGGCATTACCATCAACGTGTCCCACGTTGAGTACCAGACCGAGAAGCGTCACTACGCTCACGTTGACGCCCCCGGCCACGCCGACTACGTCAAGAACATGATCACCGGTGCTGCCCAGATGGACGGCGCAATCCTCGTGGTTGCCGCCACCGACGGCCCGATGGCCCAGACCCGCGAGCACGTCCTGCTCGCCCGTCAGGTCGGCGTGCCCACCATCCTGGTGGCCCTGAACAAGTCCGACATGGTCGACGACGAGGAAATGCTGGAGCTCGTTGAAGAAGAGTGCCGCGATCTGCTGAACTCGCAGGGCTTCGACGGCGACAACGCTCCCGTGGTCCAGGTTTCCGCTCTGAAGGCGCTGGAAGGCGACGCTGAGTGGGCCGAGAAGGTTGCCGCTCTGATGGACGCGGTGGATGAGTACATCCCCACCCCCGAGCGCGACATGGACAAGCCGTTCCTGATGCCGATCGAGGACGTCTTCACCATCACCGGGCGCGGCACCGTCGTGACCGGTCGTGTTGAGCGTGGCAAGCTGCCGATCAACTCCGAAGTTGAGATCCTCGGCATCCGTCCCGCCCAGAAGACCACCGTCACCGGGATCGAAATGTTCCACAAGCAGATGGACGAAGCTTGGGCCGGTGAGAACTGTGGTCTGCTGCTCCGTGGCATCAAGCGCACCGACGTGGAGCGCGGCCAGGTTGTGGCCGTCCCCGGTTCGATCGAGCCGCACACCAAGTTCAAGGCTCAGGTCTACATCCTGAAGAAGGACGAGGGTGGCCGTGAGAAGCCGTTCTTCTCCAACTACCGCCCGCAGTTCTACTTCCGCACCACCGACGTCACCGGTATCATCCAGCTGCCCGAGGGCACTGACATGGTTATGCCCGGCGACACCACCGAGATCGAAGTTGAGCTGATCCAGCCCATCGCGATGGAGACTGGCCTCGGCTTCGCTATCCGTGAGGGTGGCCGCACCGTTGGTTCCGGCCGTGTGACCGAGATCCTCAAGTAG
- the fusA gene encoding elongation factor G, which yields MAQEVLTDLNKVRNIGIMAHIDAGKTTVTERILFYTGINYKLGETHDGASTTDWMEQEKERGITITSAAVTTFWKGYQINVIDTPGHVDFTVEVERSLRVLDGAVAVFDGKEGVEPQSETVWRQADKYDVPRICFINKMDKLGADFYFSVQTIIDRLGANPIVMELPIGAESDFEGVIDLIGMRSLYFPAKDENGQPTMGSLVVEGEIPADMVEKAEEYREKLMEAAAEGSDELTELYLENGELTNEQIKQGIRALTISGTAFPVYCGTALKNTGVQPVLDAVIDFLPSPLDIGNVHGFVPGKEDQELTREPSEDAPFSALAFKIAAHPFYGKLTFIRVYSGKIESGQQVLNSIKGKKERIGKIFQMHSNKENPVEMAHAGHIYAVIGLKDTTTGDTLCSINEPIVLESMTFPKPVIHVAVEPKSKADQEKMGLAIQKLAEEDPTFTVELDQETGQTVIGGMGELHLDIIVDRMRREFKVDANVGKPMVAYRETITRPVEKYEYTHKKQTGGSGQFARVIIALEPMEANAEEDFIFEDKVTGGRVPREYIPSVGHGIRAAMDTGVLAGYPVVGVKATLLDGAYHDVDSSEMAFKIAGTMAMREASKKAGAVLLEPVMEVEVRTPEEYMGDVIGDLNSRRGAIQSMDEQHGVRVVRALVPLSEMFGYVGDLRSKTQGRAVYSMQFNSYAEVPKAVAEEIIGKSRGE from the coding sequence GTGGCACAGGAAGTGCTCACGGACCTCAACAAGGTCCGCAACATCGGCATCATGGCCCACATTGATGCTGGCAAGACCACCGTGACCGAACGAATCCTGTTCTACACGGGCATCAACTACAAGCTGGGTGAAACCCACGACGGCGCCTCCACCACCGACTGGATGGAGCAGGAGAAGGAACGCGGCATCACCATTACCTCCGCCGCGGTTACCACCTTCTGGAAGGGCTACCAGATCAACGTCATCGACACCCCCGGGCACGTCGACTTCACCGTTGAGGTGGAGCGCTCCCTGCGGGTGCTTGACGGTGCGGTTGCGGTCTTCGACGGTAAAGAGGGCGTTGAGCCCCAGTCTGAGACCGTGTGGCGTCAGGCCGATAAGTACGATGTCCCCCGGATCTGCTTCATCAACAAGATGGACAAGCTGGGCGCCGACTTCTACTTCTCAGTCCAGACCATCATTGACCGGCTCGGGGCGAACCCGATCGTCATGGAGCTGCCCATCGGGGCGGAATCTGACTTCGAGGGCGTCATCGACCTGATCGGGATGCGTTCGCTGTACTTCCCCGCGAAGGACGAGAACGGCCAGCCGACCATGGGCTCGCTCGTGGTCGAGGGCGAAATCCCCGCGGACATGGTCGAGAAGGCCGAAGAGTACCGCGAGAAGCTGATGGAAGCGGCCGCGGAGGGCTCTGACGAGCTGACCGAGCTGTACCTGGAAAACGGCGAGCTGACCAACGAGCAGATCAAACAGGGCATCCGCGCCCTGACCATCTCCGGCACGGCGTTCCCGGTTTACTGCGGGACCGCGCTGAAGAACACCGGCGTGCAGCCGGTGCTCGACGCCGTGATCGACTTCCTGCCGTCCCCGCTGGACATCGGCAACGTGCACGGCTTCGTGCCGGGCAAGGAAGACCAGGAGCTGACCCGTGAGCCGTCCGAGGACGCTCCGTTCTCCGCGCTGGCCTTCAAGATCGCTGCGCACCCGTTCTACGGCAAGCTCACCTTCATCCGGGTTTACTCGGGCAAGATTGAGTCCGGCCAGCAGGTGCTGAACTCGATCAAGGGCAAGAAAGAGCGCATCGGCAAGATCTTCCAGATGCACTCCAACAAGGAGAACCCGGTCGAGATGGCTCACGCGGGCCACATCTACGCGGTGATCGGCCTGAAGGACACCACTACCGGTGACACTCTCTGCTCGATCAACGAGCCGATTGTCCTGGAGTCGATGACCTTCCCCAAGCCCGTGATTCACGTGGCGGTGGAGCCCAAGTCCAAGGCCGACCAGGAGAAGATGGGTCTGGCCATCCAGAAGCTGGCGGAAGAAGACCCGACCTTCACCGTGGAGCTGGATCAGGAGACCGGCCAGACCGTCATTGGCGGGATGGGCGAGCTCCACCTCGACATCATCGTGGACCGCATGCGCCGCGAGTTCAAGGTCGATGCGAACGTTGGTAAGCCCATGGTGGCCTACCGCGAGACCATCACCCGGCCCGTGGAAAAGTACGAGTACACCCACAAGAAGCAGACCGGTGGTTCCGGCCAGTTCGCGCGCGTCATCATCGCGCTCGAGCCGATGGAAGCCAACGCCGAAGAAGATTTCATCTTCGAGGACAAGGTCACCGGCGGGCGCGTCCCCCGCGAATACATCCCCTCGGTTGGGCACGGTATTCGCGCCGCCATGGATACCGGCGTGCTCGCCGGCTACCCGGTGGTGGGCGTCAAGGCCACCCTGCTCGACGGGGCGTACCACGATGTTGACTCTTCGGAAATGGCCTTCAAGATCGCCGGCACCATGGCGATGCGCGAGGCTTCGAAGAAGGCCGGCGCAGTCCTGCTGGAGCCGGTAATGGAAGTCGAAGTACGGACCCCGGAAGAGTACATGGGTGACGTGATCGGCGACCTCAACTCCCGCCGCGGAGCCATCCAGTCCATGGATGAGCAGCACGGGGTGCGCGTGGTGCGCGCTCTGGTCCCGCTGTCGGAAATGTTCGGATACGTTGGCGACCTGCGTTCCAAGACGCAGGGCCGTGCAGTGTACTCGATGCAGTTCAACAGTTACGCCGAGGTTCCCAAGGCTGTTGCCGAGGAGATCATCGGAAAGTCTCGGGGAGAGTAG
- a CDS encoding class C sortase — MVAAVCVWIGILVFLYPTAASWLSQANQSKVLQNYETAVQSANPSRDEQLANAREYNAALTAGALLEVGGHVPTSTATVGPGVLPYQEQLRANQSGLMGRLRIPSIDLDLPIYHGTGDETLLRGLGHLEGTSLPVGGSGTRSVITGHRGLASATMFTHLDQVEVGDIFSLEIFGETLTYRAIEQKIVEPDEQEALQEEPGRDLVTLVTCTPLGINTHRILLTGERILPTPPEEEAKMGADPTAPHFPWWAVGAGAATLICGGYAVFATRSAIKARRQ; from the coding sequence GTGGTGGCAGCAGTCTGCGTGTGGATTGGGATCCTGGTATTCCTTTACCCGACAGCAGCTTCCTGGCTGTCCCAAGCCAATCAGTCAAAGGTCCTGCAGAACTACGAGACAGCAGTTCAGTCCGCCAATCCAAGTCGGGATGAGCAACTGGCCAACGCCCGTGAGTACAACGCAGCCCTGACGGCAGGAGCACTGTTGGAGGTTGGTGGACACGTCCCAACCAGCACCGCGACCGTAGGGCCCGGGGTTCTGCCGTACCAGGAGCAGCTTCGGGCCAACCAGTCCGGGTTGATGGGCCGCCTGCGCATTCCCTCAATCGACCTTGACCTGCCCATCTACCACGGCACCGGGGATGAGACCCTCTTGCGCGGACTGGGACACTTGGAAGGCACCTCGCTTCCGGTTGGAGGGTCGGGTACCCGCTCGGTCATCACCGGTCACCGGGGCCTGGCTAGTGCCACCATGTTTACGCACCTGGATCAGGTCGAGGTGGGGGACATCTTCTCGCTGGAAATCTTTGGCGAAACCCTCACCTACCGCGCGATCGAGCAAAAGATTGTCGAACCGGACGAACAGGAAGCCCTCCAGGAAGAACCAGGTCGTGACTTGGTCACGCTGGTCACCTGCACGCCGCTGGGCATCAATACCCACCGAATTCTCCTCACCGGTGAGCGAATCCTCCCGACTCCTCCTGAAGAGGAAGCCAAAATGGGAGCCGATCCGACCGCGCCTCATTTCCCCTGGTGGGCGGTGGGGGCCGGTGCGGCTACCCTGATCTGCGGTGGGTATGCCGTGTTCGCCACCCGGTCGGCTATCAAAGCCAGGCGGCAATAG
- a CDS encoding collagen binding domain-containing protein — MNLSAFAPTPAEAAPIEPENVASCAYAGAGDRGPLAGSLCWLDFSGFTTANSAQQYRTGDDAFHDGERTYYNVKDYPVEVEIGSGLVFTAKLDVTGEDRAKAIEARAFPTWETGVRGAFLGRNGFYVLDQNVQPALYQVVNGAPPVTTTVRLHDIQMHLNGRPIDQYSVVVADAETTDAMEQITWTTDSEHGFKLLANSGESAMGNACEATGGGFEISEDRKESTCRSDNTSQDKTGAPMLSVEAPDEPGKPWEVRQEMTGRGQQGVAFAIQTATLQGKLTLSDRYLDPSSGQADQTDFTVRVQHEGGQVWTAQTGSNGLAASTDPATLLESVADDVVSWSVEADDPAVLAEYRQSWTCQLTDQSGQVEELHSTEPPELVVEPGVNAVCTVTLTPPYLALAKETAGTGSYGAAPEDWLLAAGQVSFGPGSVAGTTLPIKPNVSFALSEVPAGTNPNTANYQLTDLICEGQSVSDLVLPPGADIACRFTNSYRPSTLTLVKGFEDPGEVAAGAVLSPDGWTLSAAQPGQTTPVVSGLAGSAAVTLQEVPLGDLVLSETASDEDDGWYSWTGLSCTNGAGHPVDATLQNGVGQITAAPQQDYTCVFQNQPLPGTLTWTKVDRDSQTLLAGSRWTLHGPGQTRIEVEDCQEGSCADTVDQDPRPGAFEIPDLAWGQYELIENQAPVGYQLDDTAHAIVVGPGGTDLELDPIPNAPVVGPVLPQTGGPSALAYLLVGTVLAGGSGLAYARWHSRRGRRRA; from the coding sequence TTGAACCTGTCGGCATTCGCACCCACTCCGGCAGAGGCCGCCCCGATCGAACCCGAGAACGTGGCCTCGTGTGCCTACGCTGGAGCGGGTGATCGGGGACCGCTCGCCGGCAGCCTGTGTTGGCTCGATTTCTCCGGTTTTACTACCGCCAACTCAGCTCAGCAATATCGAACCGGAGACGACGCCTTTCACGATGGTGAACGCACCTACTACAACGTGAAGGACTATCCGGTTGAGGTCGAAATTGGCTCCGGCCTGGTTTTCACCGCGAAATTGGACGTCACCGGGGAGGACCGGGCCAAAGCCATCGAGGCACGCGCCTTTCCCACCTGGGAAACGGGGGTGCGGGGAGCCTTCCTGGGTAGAAACGGGTTCTATGTCCTCGACCAGAACGTTCAACCAGCTCTCTACCAGGTGGTCAATGGGGCTCCGCCGGTAACCACCACAGTTCGCCTCCACGACATTCAGATGCACCTGAATGGCCGGCCGATCGACCAGTACTCGGTGGTGGTGGCTGATGCGGAGACCACCGACGCCATGGAGCAGATCACTTGGACCACCGACAGTGAGCACGGGTTCAAGCTGTTGGCCAACTCGGGCGAAAGTGCGATGGGGAACGCCTGCGAGGCGACCGGGGGTGGTTTCGAGATCAGCGAAGACCGGAAGGAATCGACCTGCCGATCGGACAACACTTCGCAGGATAAGACCGGGGCGCCGATGCTGTCGGTTGAGGCCCCGGACGAGCCGGGAAAACCCTGGGAGGTCCGCCAGGAAATGACCGGAAGAGGGCAGCAGGGTGTTGCTTTTGCCATCCAGACCGCCACCTTGCAGGGAAAGCTGACCCTGAGCGATCGCTATTTGGACCCCTCCAGCGGGCAGGCGGATCAGACTGACTTTACCGTCCGGGTCCAGCACGAGGGCGGGCAGGTCTGGACTGCTCAGACCGGCTCGAACGGGCTGGCTGCGTCCACCGATCCGGCCACGCTGCTGGAGTCCGTGGCAGACGATGTCGTCTCCTGGTCGGTTGAAGCCGACGACCCCGCCGTTCTAGCTGAGTACCGCCAATCGTGGACTTGCCAGCTCACCGACCAGAGCGGCCAGGTTGAGGAGCTGCACTCTACCGAACCGCCCGAACTGGTCGTCGAGCCGGGGGTAAACGCGGTTTGCACGGTGACTTTGACTCCGCCCTACCTGGCTTTGGCCAAGGAGACCGCCGGGACGGGATCCTACGGGGCGGCCCCGGAGGACTGGCTCTTGGCAGCCGGCCAGGTGAGTTTTGGGCCCGGTAGCGTCGCCGGGACCACCCTTCCAATCAAGCCGAACGTCAGCTTTGCGCTGAGTGAGGTGCCCGCGGGGACCAACCCCAATACGGCCAACTATCAGCTGACCGACCTGATCTGTGAGGGGCAGTCGGTCTCGGATCTGGTCCTGCCGCCGGGGGCTGACATTGCCTGCCGGTTTACCAACTCGTATCGGCCCTCGACCCTAACCCTGGTGAAAGGGTTCGAGGACCCGGGTGAGGTGGCTGCCGGGGCAGTCCTGAGCCCCGACGGGTGGACTTTGAGCGCTGCTCAACCGGGCCAGACCACGCCGGTTGTGTCGGGATTGGCCGGCTCGGCTGCGGTCACCCTGCAAGAGGTCCCGCTTGGTGATCTGGTGCTCTCGGAGACTGCGTCGGACGAGGACGACGGTTGGTACTCGTGGACCGGACTCAGCTGCACGAACGGTGCCGGACATCCGGTCGACGCCACCTTGCAAAACGGGGTCGGGCAGATAACGGCTGCGCCCCAGCAGGATTACACCTGCGTCTTCCAGAACCAGCCCCTGCCGGGCACGCTCACGTGGACAAAGGTGGACCGGGATAGTCAGACCCTGCTGGCGGGGTCCAGGTGGACCTTGCATGGGCCCGGCCAGACTCGGATCGAGGTTGAGGACTGTCAGGAGGGGAGTTGCGCCGACACGGTTGATCAGGATCCCCGCCCAGGTGCGTTTGAAATCCCCGACCTGGCGTGGGGACAGTACGAACTGATTGAGAATCAGGCCCCAGTCGGATATCAGCTAGATGACACCGCCCATGCCATAGTGGTGGGTCCGGGTGGAACTGATCTTGAGTTGGATCCGATCCCAAATGCGCCCGTGGTTGGACCTGTCCTTCCGCAAACGGGCGGACCGAGTGCACTGGCTTATCTGCTGGTGGGAACCGTGTTGGCGGGCGGGTCGGGCTTGGCCTACGCCAGGTGGCACAGCCGCCGTGGTCGCCGCCGTGCCTGA
- a CDS encoding sensor histidine kinase, with product MSAERDPRDRHLAPAPAGTPEPSAPSSPVEVTSSYPVAKAILHELDSFAVILGPDLQLLYANPAARQSTHVSGIELSDSRFLAQAKQVLNTGTATSHVNEDETPVRIQFIPLPDRHLVVLVEDLGEEQRVQAMRRDFIANVSHELKTPISAISLLAEAVVEGADDPEVVREFSKQLLKQARRLGNLTRDIIQLSEAQSDLRPEDRQPVDLRELVVQEVEAHRDLATGQDVSVELVLPEPASRPAITAGVPSALSTAVDNLLSNAIRYSPPGSRVRVTMTFEKDTLMVTVADQGEGIALEHQHRIFERFYRVDRSRSREGGGTGLGLSIAHHIMRGHGGAIDLWSRPGEGSQFTLTFPLLRPSQLPADSQKRDPDEPANPAS from the coding sequence ATGAGCGCTGAGCGAGACCCGCGGGACCGCCATTTGGCCCCCGCCCCGGCCGGAACCCCCGAGCCGAGCGCCCCCTCCTCCCCGGTCGAGGTGACCTCTTCCTACCCGGTGGCCAAGGCCATCCTGCATGAGCTGGACAGTTTCGCCGTCATCCTTGGCCCGGACCTGCAGCTGCTGTACGCCAACCCTGCCGCCCGCCAAAGCACCCACGTCTCCGGGATCGAGCTGTCAGATAGCCGCTTCCTGGCCCAGGCCAAGCAGGTGCTGAACACGGGCACCGCCACCTCCCACGTGAACGAGGACGAAACCCCGGTTCGGATTCAGTTCATCCCCCTCCCCGACCGGCACCTGGTGGTCCTGGTCGAGGACCTGGGTGAGGAGCAGCGGGTCCAGGCCATGCGCCGCGACTTCATCGCAAACGTCAGTCACGAGCTGAAAACTCCGATCTCCGCCATCAGCCTGCTGGCCGAGGCGGTGGTCGAGGGGGCGGACGACCCGGAGGTGGTCCGCGAGTTCTCTAAGCAGCTCCTGAAGCAGGCTCGCCGCCTCGGTAACCTGACCCGCGACATCATCCAGCTGTCCGAGGCTCAGTCCGACCTGCGGCCCGAGGATCGCCAGCCCGTCGACCTGCGCGAACTGGTGGTGCAGGAGGTGGAAGCCCACCGCGACCTGGCCACCGGCCAGGATGTCAGCGTGGAGCTGGTACTGCCCGAGCCGGCCTCGCGCCCCGCAATCACCGCCGGGGTGCCGTCGGCCCTGTCCACCGCGGTCGACAACCTGCTGTCCAATGCCATTCGCTATTCGCCGCCGGGCTCGCGCGTGCGGGTGACAATGACGTTTGAGAAGGACACGCTGATGGTGACGGTGGCGGACCAGGGCGAGGGGATTGCCCTCGAGCACCAGCACCGGATTTTTGAGCGCTTCTACCGGGTGGACCGGTCCCGTTCCCGCGAGGGCGGCGGCACCGGGTTGGGCCTGTCCATCGCCCACCACATCATGCGCGGGCACGGCGGCGCAATTGACCTGTGGTCCCGTCCGGGCGAAGGCTCACAGTTCACCCTGACATTCCCGCTCCTGCGGCCCAGCCAGCTACCCGCCGATTCTCAGAAGAGAGATCCAGATGAACCAGCGAATCCTGCTAGTTGA